One genomic window of Panicum hallii strain FIL2 chromosome 6, PHallii_v3.1, whole genome shotgun sequence includes the following:
- the LOC112896447 gene encoding squamosa promoter-binding-like protein 15 codes for MQREVGPQVAPPLFLHQIQPLPPHAAAAKKRAHPWPAAVAPARAAAAGDGNWNPKMWDWDSRALTARPSSDALRLGGGGGGAQGQQQQPQPASAAAKAAEAHRQGNGALNLQLGLRKDAATPMDASPPAPVASSPSPPASAATGQEPVVRPSKRVRSGSPGSAGGSGGGGGANGGASYPMCQVDDCRADLTSAKDYHRRHKVCETHSKTTKALVASQMQRFCQQCSRFHPLAEFDEGKRSCRRRLAGHNRRRRKTQPTDVASQLLLPGNQENAANRTQDIVNLITVIARLQGSNAGKAPSIAPIPDKQNLVEIISKINSLNNTTSVAKSLPLEVVDLNASQEQQEDSVQKTANGIDKQTVPSTMDLLAVLSTGLATSTPETNTSQSQGSSDSSGNNKSKSHSTEPATVVNSHDKSIRAFPAAGFTRSNSTHESQPHTYMQTDQETRPYLSLQLFGGTEEDIPPKMDSANKYLSSESSNPLDERSPSSSPPITHKFFPIHSVDEEDRHPHDYGEDAAMVEVSTSRAWCAPPLELFKDSDRPIENGSPPNPGYQSCYASTSCSDHSPSTSNSDGQDRTGRIIFKLFGKEPSTIPGNLRDEIVNWLKHSPTEMEGYIRPGCLVLSMYLSMPAIAWEELEENLLQRVNALVQNPDLDFWREGRFLVRTDSKLVSYNEGTTRLSKSWRTWNTPELTFVSPIAVVGGQKTSLILKGRNLTIPGTQIHCTSTGKYISKEVLCSAYPGTIYDDSGVETFDLPAEPDLILGRCFIEVENRFRGNSFPVIVASSSVCQELRNLEVELEDSQIPDVSSDDQVHDPRQSKPRDQVLHFLNELGWLFQRAAACTSDVSDLDLIQFSTPRFKYLLLFSSERDWFSLTKTLLDILAKRSLVSDELSQETMEMLAEVHLLNRAVKRKSSRMVHLLVKFVVICPDDSKVYPFPPNFPGPGGLTPLHLAASIENAEDIVDALTDDPQQIGLNCWQSVLDDDGQSPETYAKLRNHNSYNELVAQKLVDRKNSQVTIMVDKDEIRMDQSGNVGGVRALQMQSCSQCAILESGVLRKPSRSRGLLARPYIHSMLAIAAVCVCVCVFMRALLRINSGRSFKWERLDYGTM; via the exons ACTGGGACAGCCGCGCGCTCACCGCGAGGCCGTCCTCCGACGCGCTCCGcctcggtggcggcggcggcggcgcgcagggccagcagcagcagccgcagccggCCTCCGCGGCCGCGAAGGCGGCCGAGGCGCATCGGCAGGGGAACGGCGCGCTGAACcttcagctcggcctgcggaaGGACGCCGCGACACCGATGGACGCCAGCCCGCCGGCCCCCGTGGCGTCCTCGCCATCCCCGCCCGCGTCGGCTGCGACGGGGCAGGAGCCGGTTGTCAGGCCGAGCAAGCGGGTCCGGTCCGGATCGCCGGGGAGCGCTGGGGGATCGGGAGGCGGTGGGGGCGCGAACGGAGGCGCGAGCTACCCGATGTGTCAGGTGGATGACTGCCGAGCGGATCTGACCAGCGCTAAGGATTACCACAGGAGGCACAAGGTCTGCGAGACCCACAGCAAGACCACCAAGGCGCTCGTCGCCAGCCAGATGCAGCGCTTCTGCCAGCAGTGCAGTAG ATTTCACCCACTCGCGGAGTTTGATGAGGGTAAGAGGAGCTGCAGACGTAGGCTCGCCGGACACAACCGACGGAGAAGAAAAACTCAGCCAACAGATGTTGCTTCACAGTTGCTGCTACCTGGAAACCAAGAAAATGCAGCAAATAGGACACAAGATATTGTCAATCTGATTACGGTTATTGCACGCTTGCAAG GTTCCAATGCTGGTAAAGCGCCTAGCATCGCTCCAATACCAGATAAACAGAATCTGGTCGAAATTATAAGCAAAATAAATTCATTGAACAACACAACCTCTGTTGCAAAGTCTCTTCCTTTAGAAGTTGTTGATTTGAATGCTTCACAAGAGCAACAAGAGGATTCTGTGCAAAAGACGGCTAATGGAATTGACAAGCAAACTGTGCCGTCAACCATGGACTTGCTAGCAGTTTTATCAACTGGCCTTGCGACTTCAACCCCTGAGACAAATACATCTCAGTCCCAAGGTAGCAGTGACAGCAGTGGTAACAACAAGAGCAAGAGTCATTCAACAGAGCCTGCGACTGTTGTAAATTCACATGATAAATCAATCCGAGCTTTTCCTGCTGCTGGTTTCACGAGAAGCAACAGCACTCACGAAAGTCAACCTCATACATACATGCAGACAGATCAAGAAACTCGGCCGTACTTGTCACTGCAGCTGTTCGGTGGCACTGAGGAGGACATTCCTCCTAAGATGGACTCTGCAAACAAGTATTTATCATCAGAGAGTAGTAATCCTCTGGATGAGAGATCTCCTTCATCCTCTCCACCTATAACTCACAAATTCTTCCCCATACATTCAGTGGATGAGGAGGATAGGCACCCTCATGATTATGGGGAAGATGCTGCAATGGTTGAGGTTAGCACAAGTCGGGCATGGTGTGCACCACCACTTGAACTGTTCAAGGATTCAGATCGGCCAATTGAGAATGGATCACCACCAAATCCTGGGTATCAGTCGTGTTATGCCTCAACGTCTTGTTCAGATCATTCACCTTCTACCTCAAACTCAGATGGACAG GATCGGACTGGTAGGATTATATTCAAGCTGTTTGGCAAGGAGCCAAGCACAATACCTGGGAACCTTCGTGACGAG ATTGTAAATTGGCTCAAACACAGCCCTACTGAGATGGAAGGATACATTCGCCCTGGTTGCCTTGTACTATCCATGTACCTATCAATGCCAGCTATTGCATGGGAGGAA CTTGAAGAAAATCTTCTCCAGAGAGTAAATGCGCTAGTTCAAAAtcctgatttggatttttggaggGAAGGAAGGTTTTTGGTTCGAACTGATTCCAAGCTGGTATCATATAATGAGG GAACGACCCGTTTATCGAAATCGTGGAGAACATGGAATACCCCTGAGTTGACCTTTGTGTCACCAATTGCTGTCGTTGGTGGGCAAAAGACCTCTCTCATTCTGAAGGGTCGTAATTTAACTATTCCTGGCACCCA GATCCACTGTACCAGCACGGGGAAGTACATATCCAAAGAAGTGCTGTGCTCAGCATATCCAGGTACCATATATGATGATTCAGGTGTTGAGACCTTTGACTTGCCAGCAGAACCAGATCTTATTCTTGGGCGCTGCTTTATTGAG GTGGAGAACAGGTTCAGGGGTAACAGCTTCCCTGTTATTGTTGCAAGTTCAAGTGTTTGTCAGGAATTGAGAAACCTTGAAGTTGAGCTTGAGGATTCACAGATTCCTGATGTCTCTTCAGATGATCAGGTTCACGACCCTAGGCAATCAAAGCCAAGGGATCAAGTTCTGCACTTTCTTAACGAACTTGGCTGGCTCTTTCAAAGGGCCGCTGCCTGTACATCCGATGTTTCTGATTTGGATTTGATTCAGTTCTCAACTCCTCGGTTCAAGTATCTTTTGCTGTTCTCTAGTGAGCGTGACTGGTTCTCTCTTACTAAAACACTTCTGGATATCCTTGCCAAGAGGAGCTTGGTTAGTGATGAACTATCACAGGAAACTATGGAGATGCTAGCAGAGGTTCATCTTCTGAACAGAGCAGTGAAAAGAAAGAGTAGCCGCATGGTACATTTGCTCGTAAAGTTTGTTGTAATTTGCCCTGATGATTCCAAAGTTTACCCCTTCCCACCAAACTTTCCTGGCCCTGGTGGTTTAACTCCGTTACATCTTGCTGCATCAATCGAGAATGCAGAGGACATAGTTGATGCCTTGACAGATGATCCTCAACAG ATCGGTTTAAACTGCTGGCAGTCAGTTCTAGATGATGATGGTCAGTCTCCTGAAACATATGCCAAGTTGAGGAACCATAATTCTTATAATGAGCTTGTAGCGCAAAAGCTGGTGGACAGGAAGAACAGCCAGGTTACCATAATGGTCGATAAGGATGAAATTCGTATGGATCAGTCAGGAAATGTTGGTGGGGTTCGAGCATTGCAAATGCAATCTTGCTCCCAGTGCGCCATTTTGGAGTCTGGTGTGCTAAGGAAGCCTTCGCGGTCACGAGGGTTGCTTGCTCGGCCATATATCCATTCAATGCTTGCCATAGCAGCAGTCTGCGTTTGTGTATGTGTATTTATGAGAGCTTTGCTGCGGATTAATTCTGGGAGGTCCTTCAAGTGGGAGAGGCTGGATTATGGTACAATGTAA